The following coding sequences are from one Anguilla rostrata isolate EN2019 chromosome 16, ASM1855537v3, whole genome shotgun sequence window:
- the tpm1 gene encoding tropomyosin alpha-1 chain isoform X9, whose amino-acid sequence MDAIKKKMQMLKLDKENALDRAEQAEADKKAAEDRGKQLEDDLVALQKKLKSTEDELDKYSEALKDAQEKLELAEKKATDAESDVASLNRRIQLVEEELDRAQERLSTALQKLEEAEKAADESERGMKVIENRAAKDEERMELQEIQLKEAKHIAEEADRKYEEVARKLVIIEGDLERTEERAELSESKCSELEEELKTVTNNLKSLEAQAEKYSQKEDKYEEEIKVLTDKLKEAETRAEFAERSVAKLEKTIDDLEDELYAQKLKYKAISEELDHALNDMTSM is encoded by the exons ATGGATGCCATCAAGAAAAAGATGCAGATGCTAAAACTTGACAAGGAGAATGCCTTGGACAGAGCCGAACAGGCTGAGGCAGACAAGAAGGCAGCTGAGGACAGAGGCAAGCag CTCGAGGATGATTTGGTAGCTCTGCAGAAGAAACTCAAGTCCACTGAGGATGAGTTGGACAAGTACTCCGAGGCCCTTAAGGACGCACAGGAGAAACTGGAACTGGCTGAGAAGAAAGCCACAGAT GCTGAGAGTGATGTCGCCTCCTTGAACAGAAGAATCCagttggtggaggaggagctggaccgCGCCCAGGAGCGCCTGTCCACCGCTCTGCAGAAGCTCGAGGAGGCAGAGAAGGCTGCTGATGAGAGCGAGag AGGCATGAAGGTGATCGAGAACCGGGCTGCCAAGGACGAGGAGCGGATGGAGCTGCAGGAGATCCAGCTGAAGGAGGCCAAACACATCGCCGAGGAGGCCGACCGCAAATACGAGGAG GTGGCACGTAAGCTGGTGATCATCGAGGGCGACCTCGAGCGCACGGAGGAGCGCGCCGAGCTGTCGGAGAG TAAGTGTTCTGAACTTGAGGAAGAGTTGAAAACTGTGACCAACAACCTGAAGTCACTGGAAGCGCAGGCTGAGAAG TACTCACAGAAAGAGGACAAGTACGAGGAGGAGATCAAAGTCCTCACTGATAAGCTGAAGGAG GCTGAGACTCGGGCAGAGTTCGCAGAGAGATCAGTAGCCAAACTCGAGAAGACCATTGATGACCTGGAAG ACGAGCTATACGCACAGAAACTGAAGTACAAAGCCATCAGTGAGGAGCTGGACCATGCCCTCAACGACATGACTTCTATGTAA
- the tpm1 gene encoding tropomyosin alpha-1 chain isoform X17, giving the protein MAGSSLEAVKRKIKSLQEQADGAEEKAERLQRELGLERKARESAESDVASLNRRIQLVEEELDRAQERLSTALQKLEEAEKAADESERGMKVIENRAAKDEERMELQEIQLKEAKHIAEEADRKYEEVARKLVIIEGDLERTEERAELSESKCSELEEELKTVTNNLKSLEAQAEKYSQKEDKYEEEIKVLTDKLKEAETRAEFAERSVAKLEKTIDDLEDELYAQKLKYKAISEELDHALNDMTSM; this is encoded by the exons ATGGCTGGATCATCACTGGAAGCGGTAAAACGGAAAATAAAGTCCTTGCAAGAACAGGCGGACGGTGCTGAAGAGAAAGCCGAAAGACTACAGAGAGAGCTGGGTTTGGAGAGAAAAGCCAGAGAATCT GCTGAGAGTGATGTCGCCTCCTTGAACAGAAGAATCCagttggtggaggaggagctggaccgCGCCCAGGAGCGCCTGTCCACCGCTCTGCAGAAGCTCGAGGAGGCAGAGAAGGCTGCTGATGAGAGCGAGag AGGCATGAAGGTGATCGAGAACCGGGCTGCCAAGGACGAGGAGCGGATGGAGCTGCAGGAGATCCAGCTGAAGGAGGCCAAACACATCGCCGAGGAGGCCGACCGCAAATACGAGGAG GTGGCACGTAAGCTGGTGATCATCGAGGGCGACCTCGAGCGCACGGAGGAGCGCGCCGAGCTGTCGGAGAG TAAGTGTTCTGAACTTGAGGAAGAGTTGAAAACTGTGACCAACAACCTGAAGTCACTGGAAGCGCAGGCTGAGAAG TACTCACAGAAAGAGGACAAGTACGAGGAGGAGATCAAAGTCCTCACTGATAAGCTGAAGGAG GCTGAGACTCGGGCAGAGTTCGCAGAGAGATCAGTAGCCAAACTCGAGAAGACCATTGATGACCTGGAAG ACGAGCTATACGCACAGAAACTGAAGTACAAAGCCATCAGTGAGGAGCTGGACCATGCCCTCAACGACATGACTTCTATGTAA
- the tpm1 gene encoding tropomyosin alpha-1 chain isoform X18: MAGSSLEAVKRKIKSLQEQADGAEEKAERLQRELGLERKARESAESDVASLNRRIQLVEEELDRAQERLSTALQKLEEAEKAADESERGMKVIENRAAKDEERMELQEIQLKEAKHIAEEADRKYEEVARKLVIIEGDLERTEERAELSERRARRAEEELRILDQSLKSLVAAESKYSQKEDKYEEEIKVLTDKLKEAETRAEFAERSVAKLEKTIDDLEDRLYQQLEKNRLLSNELRLALNED; the protein is encoded by the exons ATGGCTGGATCATCACTGGAAGCGGTAAAACGGAAAATAAAGTCCTTGCAAGAACAGGCGGACGGTGCTGAAGAGAAAGCCGAAAGACTACAGAGAGAGCTGGGTTTGGAGAGAAAAGCCAGAGAATCT GCTGAGAGTGATGTCGCCTCCTTGAACAGAAGAATCCagttggtggaggaggagctggaccgCGCCCAGGAGCGCCTGTCCACCGCTCTGCAGAAGCTCGAGGAGGCAGAGAAGGCTGCTGATGAGAGCGAGag AGGCATGAAGGTGATCGAGAACCGGGCTGCCAAGGACGAGGAGCGGATGGAGCTGCAGGAGATCCAGCTGAAGGAGGCCAAACACATCGCCGAGGAGGCCGACCGCAAATACGAGGAG GTGGCACGTAAGCTGGTGATCATCGAGGGCGACCTCGAGCGCACGGAGGAGCGCGCCGAGCTGTCGGAGAG ACGAGCTCgaagagcagaggaggaacTAAGAATTTTGGACCAAAGCTTAAAATCGCTAGTCGCTGCAGAGTCAAAG TACTCACAGAAAGAGGACAAGTACGAGGAGGAGATCAAAGTCCTCACTGATAAGCTGAAGGAG GCTGAGACTCGGGCAGAGTTCGCAGAGAGATCAGTAGCCAAACTCGAGAAGACCATTGATGACCTGGAAG ACCGGCTCTACCAGCAACTTGAGAAAAACCGTCTTCTTTCTAATGAACTAAGACTGGCCTTGAATGAGGATTAG
- the tpm1 gene encoding tropomyosin alpha-1 chain isoform X16: MAGSSLEAVKRKIKSLQEQADGAEEKAERLQRELGLERKARESAESDVASLNRRIQLVEEELDRAQERLSTALQKLEEAEKAADESERGMKVIENRAAKDEERMELQEIQLKEAKHIAEEADRKYEEVARKLVIIEGDLERTEERAELSERRARRAEEELRILDQSLKSLVAAESKYSQKEDKYEEEIKVLTDKLKEAETRAEFAERSVAKLEKTIDDLEDELYAQKLKYKAISEELDHALNDMTSM; this comes from the exons ATGGCTGGATCATCACTGGAAGCGGTAAAACGGAAAATAAAGTCCTTGCAAGAACAGGCGGACGGTGCTGAAGAGAAAGCCGAAAGACTACAGAGAGAGCTGGGTTTGGAGAGAAAAGCCAGAGAATCT GCTGAGAGTGATGTCGCCTCCTTGAACAGAAGAATCCagttggtggaggaggagctggaccgCGCCCAGGAGCGCCTGTCCACCGCTCTGCAGAAGCTCGAGGAGGCAGAGAAGGCTGCTGATGAGAGCGAGag AGGCATGAAGGTGATCGAGAACCGGGCTGCCAAGGACGAGGAGCGGATGGAGCTGCAGGAGATCCAGCTGAAGGAGGCCAAACACATCGCCGAGGAGGCCGACCGCAAATACGAGGAG GTGGCACGTAAGCTGGTGATCATCGAGGGCGACCTCGAGCGCACGGAGGAGCGCGCCGAGCTGTCGGAGAG ACGAGCTCgaagagcagaggaggaacTAAGAATTTTGGACCAAAGCTTAAAATCGCTAGTCGCTGCAGAGTCAAAG TACTCACAGAAAGAGGACAAGTACGAGGAGGAGATCAAAGTCCTCACTGATAAGCTGAAGGAG GCTGAGACTCGGGCAGAGTTCGCAGAGAGATCAGTAGCCAAACTCGAGAAGACCATTGATGACCTGGAAG ACGAGCTATACGCACAGAAACTGAAGTACAAAGCCATCAGTGAGGAGCTGGACCATGCCCTCAACGACATGACTTCTATGTAA
- the tpm1 gene encoding tropomyosin alpha-1 chain isoform X10, whose amino-acid sequence MDAIKKKMQMLKLDKENALDRAEQAEADKKAAEDRGKQLEDELSEMEKKLRAAEDERDRVLEDFQIAEEKLLNAEEVASKAESDVASLNRRIQLVEEELDRAQERLSTALQKLEEAEKAADESERGMKVIENRAAKDEERMELQEIQLKEAKHIAEEADRKYEEVARKLVIIEGDLERTEERAELSERRARRAEEELRILDQSLKSLVAAESKYSQKEDKYEEEIKVLTDKLKEAETRAEFAERSVAKLEKTIDDLEDRLYQQLEKNRLLSNELRLALNED is encoded by the exons ATGGATGCCATCAAGAAAAAGATGCAGATGCTAAAACTTGACAAGGAGAATGCCTTGGACAGAGCCGAACAGGCTGAGGCAGACAAGAAGGCAGCTGAGGACAGAGGCAAGCag TTAGAGGATGAATTAAGTGAGATGGAAAAGAAATTGCGCGCTGCCGAAGACGAAAGAGATAGAGTGCTCGAAGATTTCCAAATCGCCGAAGAGAAGCTGCTCAACGCCGAAGAGGTCGCCTCAAAG GCTGAGAGTGATGTCGCCTCCTTGAACAGAAGAATCCagttggtggaggaggagctggaccgCGCCCAGGAGCGCCTGTCCACCGCTCTGCAGAAGCTCGAGGAGGCAGAGAAGGCTGCTGATGAGAGCGAGag AGGCATGAAGGTGATCGAGAACCGGGCTGCCAAGGACGAGGAGCGGATGGAGCTGCAGGAGATCCAGCTGAAGGAGGCCAAACACATCGCCGAGGAGGCCGACCGCAAATACGAGGAG GTGGCACGTAAGCTGGTGATCATCGAGGGCGACCTCGAGCGCACGGAGGAGCGCGCCGAGCTGTCGGAGAG ACGAGCTCgaagagcagaggaggaacTAAGAATTTTGGACCAAAGCTTAAAATCGCTAGTCGCTGCAGAGTCAAAG TACTCACAGAAAGAGGACAAGTACGAGGAGGAGATCAAAGTCCTCACTGATAAGCTGAAGGAG GCTGAGACTCGGGCAGAGTTCGCAGAGAGATCAGTAGCCAAACTCGAGAAGACCATTGATGACCTGGAAG ACCGGCTCTACCAGCAACTTGAGAAAAACCGTCTTCTTTCTAATGAACTAAGACTGGCCTTGAATGAGGATTAG
- the tpm1 gene encoding tropomyosin alpha-1 chain isoform X6 → MDAIKKKMQMLKLDKENALDRAEQAEADKKAAEDRGKQLEDELSEMEKKLRAAEDERDRVLEDFQIAEEKLLNAEEVASKAESDVASLNRRIQLVEEELDRAQERLSTALQKLEEAEKAADESERGMKVIENRAAKDEERMELQEIQLKEAKHIAEEADRKYEEVARKLVIIEGDLERTEERAELSERRARRAEEELRILDQSLKSLVAAESKYSQKEDKYEEEIKVLTDKLKEAETRAEFAERSVAKLEKTIDDLEDELYAQKLKYKAISEELDHALNDMTSI, encoded by the exons ATGGATGCCATCAAGAAAAAGATGCAGATGCTAAAACTTGACAAGGAGAATGCCTTGGACAGAGCCGAACAGGCTGAGGCAGACAAGAAGGCAGCTGAGGACAGAGGCAAGCag TTAGAGGATGAATTAAGTGAGATGGAAAAGAAATTGCGCGCTGCCGAAGACGAAAGAGATAGAGTGCTCGAAGATTTCCAAATCGCCGAAGAGAAGCTGCTCAACGCCGAAGAGGTCGCCTCAAAG GCTGAGAGTGATGTCGCCTCCTTGAACAGAAGAATCCagttggtggaggaggagctggaccgCGCCCAGGAGCGCCTGTCCACCGCTCTGCAGAAGCTCGAGGAGGCAGAGAAGGCTGCTGATGAGAGCGAGag AGGCATGAAGGTGATCGAGAACCGGGCTGCCAAGGACGAGGAGCGGATGGAGCTGCAGGAGATCCAGCTGAAGGAGGCCAAACACATCGCCGAGGAGGCCGACCGCAAATACGAGGAG GTGGCACGTAAGCTGGTGATCATCGAGGGCGACCTCGAGCGCACGGAGGAGCGCGCCGAGCTGTCGGAGAG ACGAGCTCgaagagcagaggaggaacTAAGAATTTTGGACCAAAGCTTAAAATCGCTAGTCGCTGCAGAGTCAAAG TACTCACAGAAAGAGGACAAGTACGAGGAGGAGATCAAAGTCCTCACTGATAAGCTGAAGGAG GCTGAGACTCGGGCAGAGTTCGCAGAGAGATCAGTAGCCAAACTCGAGAAGACCATTGATGACCTGGAAG ACGAGCTATACGCACAGAAACTGAAGTACAAAGCCATCAGTGAGGAGCTGGACCATGCCCTCAACGACATGACTTCTAT ATAA
- the tpm1 gene encoding tropomyosin alpha-1 chain isoform X19, translating to MAGSSLEAVKRKIKSLQEQADGAEEKAERLQRELGLERKARESAESDVASLNRRIQLVEEELDRAQERLSTALQKLEEAEKAADESERGMKVIENRAAKDEERMELQEIQLKEAKHIAEEADRKYEEVARKLVIIEGDLERTEERAELSESKCSELEEELKTVTNNLKSLEAQAEKYSQKEDKYEEEIKVLTDKLKEAETRAEFAERSVAKLEKTIDDLEDRLYQQLEKNRLLSNELRLALNED from the exons ATGGCTGGATCATCACTGGAAGCGGTAAAACGGAAAATAAAGTCCTTGCAAGAACAGGCGGACGGTGCTGAAGAGAAAGCCGAAAGACTACAGAGAGAGCTGGGTTTGGAGAGAAAAGCCAGAGAATCT GCTGAGAGTGATGTCGCCTCCTTGAACAGAAGAATCCagttggtggaggaggagctggaccgCGCCCAGGAGCGCCTGTCCACCGCTCTGCAGAAGCTCGAGGAGGCAGAGAAGGCTGCTGATGAGAGCGAGag AGGCATGAAGGTGATCGAGAACCGGGCTGCCAAGGACGAGGAGCGGATGGAGCTGCAGGAGATCCAGCTGAAGGAGGCCAAACACATCGCCGAGGAGGCCGACCGCAAATACGAGGAG GTGGCACGTAAGCTGGTGATCATCGAGGGCGACCTCGAGCGCACGGAGGAGCGCGCCGAGCTGTCGGAGAG TAAGTGTTCTGAACTTGAGGAAGAGTTGAAAACTGTGACCAACAACCTGAAGTCACTGGAAGCGCAGGCTGAGAAG TACTCACAGAAAGAGGACAAGTACGAGGAGGAGATCAAAGTCCTCACTGATAAGCTGAAGGAG GCTGAGACTCGGGCAGAGTTCGCAGAGAGATCAGTAGCCAAACTCGAGAAGACCATTGATGACCTGGAAG ACCGGCTCTACCAGCAACTTGAGAAAAACCGTCTTCTTTCTAATGAACTAAGACTGGCCTTGAATGAGGATTAG
- the tpm1 gene encoding tropomyosin alpha-1 chain isoform X15, whose translation MAGSSLEAVKRKIKSLQEQADGAEEKAERLQRELGLERKARESAESDVASLNRRIQLVEEELDRAQERLSTALQKLEEAEKAADESERGMKVIENRAAKDEERMELQEIQLKEAKHIAEEADRKYEEVARKLVIIEGDLERTEERAELSESKCSELEEELKTVTNNLKSLEAQAEKYSQKEDKYEEEIKVLTDKLKEAETRAEFAERSVAKLEKTIDDLEDKLAQAKEENLDMHQMLDQTLMELNNM comes from the exons ATGGCTGGATCATCACTGGAAGCGGTAAAACGGAAAATAAAGTCCTTGCAAGAACAGGCGGACGGTGCTGAAGAGAAAGCCGAAAGACTACAGAGAGAGCTGGGTTTGGAGAGAAAAGCCAGAGAATCT GCTGAGAGTGATGTCGCCTCCTTGAACAGAAGAATCCagttggtggaggaggagctggaccgCGCCCAGGAGCGCCTGTCCACCGCTCTGCAGAAGCTCGAGGAGGCAGAGAAGGCTGCTGATGAGAGCGAGag AGGCATGAAGGTGATCGAGAACCGGGCTGCCAAGGACGAGGAGCGGATGGAGCTGCAGGAGATCCAGCTGAAGGAGGCCAAACACATCGCCGAGGAGGCCGACCGCAAATACGAGGAG GTGGCACGTAAGCTGGTGATCATCGAGGGCGACCTCGAGCGCACGGAGGAGCGCGCCGAGCTGTCGGAGAG TAAGTGTTCTGAACTTGAGGAAGAGTTGAAAACTGTGACCAACAACCTGAAGTCACTGGAAGCGCAGGCTGAGAAG TACTCACAGAAAGAGGACAAGTACGAGGAGGAGATCAAAGTCCTCACTGATAAGCTGAAGGAG GCTGAGACTCGGGCAGAGTTCGCAGAGAGATCAGTAGCCAAACTCGAGAAGACCATTGATGACCTGGAAG ACAAACTTGCACAAGCTAAAGAAGAAAACCTCGATATGCACCAGATGTTGGATCAGACTCTAATGGAATTAAATAATATGTGA
- the tpm1 gene encoding tropomyosin alpha-1 chain isoform X11, with protein MDAIKKKMQMLKLDKENALDRAEQAEADKKAAEDRGKQLEDELSEMEKKLRAAEDERDRVLEDFQIAEEKLLNAEEVASKAESDVASLNRRIQLVEEELDRAQERLSTALQKLEEAEKAADESERGMKVIENRAAKDEERMELQEIQLKEAKHIAEEADRKYEEVARKLVIIEGDLERTEERAELSESKCSELEEELKTVTNNLKSLEAQAEKYSQKEDKYEEEIKVLTDKLKEAETRAEFAERSVAKLEKTIDDLEDRLYQQLEKNRLLSNELRLALNED; from the exons ATGGATGCCATCAAGAAAAAGATGCAGATGCTAAAACTTGACAAGGAGAATGCCTTGGACAGAGCCGAACAGGCTGAGGCAGACAAGAAGGCAGCTGAGGACAGAGGCAAGCag TTAGAGGATGAATTAAGTGAGATGGAAAAGAAATTGCGCGCTGCCGAAGACGAAAGAGATAGAGTGCTCGAAGATTTCCAAATCGCCGAAGAGAAGCTGCTCAACGCCGAAGAGGTCGCCTCAAAG GCTGAGAGTGATGTCGCCTCCTTGAACAGAAGAATCCagttggtggaggaggagctggaccgCGCCCAGGAGCGCCTGTCCACCGCTCTGCAGAAGCTCGAGGAGGCAGAGAAGGCTGCTGATGAGAGCGAGag AGGCATGAAGGTGATCGAGAACCGGGCTGCCAAGGACGAGGAGCGGATGGAGCTGCAGGAGATCCAGCTGAAGGAGGCCAAACACATCGCCGAGGAGGCCGACCGCAAATACGAGGAG GTGGCACGTAAGCTGGTGATCATCGAGGGCGACCTCGAGCGCACGGAGGAGCGCGCCGAGCTGTCGGAGAG TAAGTGTTCTGAACTTGAGGAAGAGTTGAAAACTGTGACCAACAACCTGAAGTCACTGGAAGCGCAGGCTGAGAAG TACTCACAGAAAGAGGACAAGTACGAGGAGGAGATCAAAGTCCTCACTGATAAGCTGAAGGAG GCTGAGACTCGGGCAGAGTTCGCAGAGAGATCAGTAGCCAAACTCGAGAAGACCATTGATGACCTGGAAG ACCGGCTCTACCAGCAACTTGAGAAAAACCGTCTTCTTTCTAATGAACTAAGACTGGCCTTGAATGAGGATTAG
- the tpm1 gene encoding tropomyosin alpha-1 chain isoform X7 — protein MDAIKKKMQMLKLDKENALDRAEQAEADKKAAEDRGKQLEDELSEMEKKLRAAEDERDRVLEDFQIAEEKLLNAEEVASKAESDVASLNRRIQLVEEELDRAQERLSTALQKLEEAEKAADESERGMKVIENRAAKDEERMELQEIQLKEAKHIAEEADRKYEEVARKLVIIEGDLERTEERAELSESKCSELEEELKTVTNNLKSLEAQAEKYSQKEDKYEEEIKVLTDKLKEAETRAEFAERSVAKLEKTIDDLEDELYAQKLKYKAISEELDHALNDMTSM, from the exons ATGGATGCCATCAAGAAAAAGATGCAGATGCTAAAACTTGACAAGGAGAATGCCTTGGACAGAGCCGAACAGGCTGAGGCAGACAAGAAGGCAGCTGAGGACAGAGGCAAGCag TTAGAGGATGAATTAAGTGAGATGGAAAAGAAATTGCGCGCTGCCGAAGACGAAAGAGATAGAGTGCTCGAAGATTTCCAAATCGCCGAAGAGAAGCTGCTCAACGCCGAAGAGGTCGCCTCAAAG GCTGAGAGTGATGTCGCCTCCTTGAACAGAAGAATCCagttggtggaggaggagctggaccgCGCCCAGGAGCGCCTGTCCACCGCTCTGCAGAAGCTCGAGGAGGCAGAGAAGGCTGCTGATGAGAGCGAGag AGGCATGAAGGTGATCGAGAACCGGGCTGCCAAGGACGAGGAGCGGATGGAGCTGCAGGAGATCCAGCTGAAGGAGGCCAAACACATCGCCGAGGAGGCCGACCGCAAATACGAGGAG GTGGCACGTAAGCTGGTGATCATCGAGGGCGACCTCGAGCGCACGGAGGAGCGCGCCGAGCTGTCGGAGAG TAAGTGTTCTGAACTTGAGGAAGAGTTGAAAACTGTGACCAACAACCTGAAGTCACTGGAAGCGCAGGCTGAGAAG TACTCACAGAAAGAGGACAAGTACGAGGAGGAGATCAAAGTCCTCACTGATAAGCTGAAGGAG GCTGAGACTCGGGCAGAGTTCGCAGAGAGATCAGTAGCCAAACTCGAGAAGACCATTGATGACCTGGAAG ACGAGCTATACGCACAGAAACTGAAGTACAAAGCCATCAGTGAGGAGCTGGACCATGCCCTCAACGACATGACTTCTATGTAA
- the tpm1 gene encoding tropomyosin alpha-1 chain isoform X14 translates to MAGSSLEAVKRKIKSLQEQADGAEEKAERLQRELGLERKARESAESDVASLNRRIQLVEEELDRAQERLSTALQKLEEAEKAADESERGMKVIENRAAKDEERMELQEIQLKEAKHIAEEADRKYEEVARKLVIIEGDLERTEERAELSERRARRAEEELRILDQSLKSLVAAESKYSQKEDKYEEEIKVLTDKLKEAETRAEFAERSVAKLEKTIDDLEDKLAQAKEENLDMHQMLDQTLMELNNM, encoded by the exons ATGGCTGGATCATCACTGGAAGCGGTAAAACGGAAAATAAAGTCCTTGCAAGAACAGGCGGACGGTGCTGAAGAGAAAGCCGAAAGACTACAGAGAGAGCTGGGTTTGGAGAGAAAAGCCAGAGAATCT GCTGAGAGTGATGTCGCCTCCTTGAACAGAAGAATCCagttggtggaggaggagctggaccgCGCCCAGGAGCGCCTGTCCACCGCTCTGCAGAAGCTCGAGGAGGCAGAGAAGGCTGCTGATGAGAGCGAGag AGGCATGAAGGTGATCGAGAACCGGGCTGCCAAGGACGAGGAGCGGATGGAGCTGCAGGAGATCCAGCTGAAGGAGGCCAAACACATCGCCGAGGAGGCCGACCGCAAATACGAGGAG GTGGCACGTAAGCTGGTGATCATCGAGGGCGACCTCGAGCGCACGGAGGAGCGCGCCGAGCTGTCGGAGAG ACGAGCTCgaagagcagaggaggaacTAAGAATTTTGGACCAAAGCTTAAAATCGCTAGTCGCTGCAGAGTCAAAG TACTCACAGAAAGAGGACAAGTACGAGGAGGAGATCAAAGTCCTCACTGATAAGCTGAAGGAG GCTGAGACTCGGGCAGAGTTCGCAGAGAGATCAGTAGCCAAACTCGAGAAGACCATTGATGACCTGGAAG ACAAACTTGCACAAGCTAAAGAAGAAAACCTCGATATGCACCAGATGTTGGATCAGACTCTAATGGAATTAAATAATATGTGA